The Drosophila subobscura isolate 14011-0131.10 chromosome A, UCBerk_Dsub_1.0, whole genome shotgun sequence genome includes the window CGACGATCCGTTGCCGCCTGAACGTCCACGACGCAAGAGTATGGCGAGGGCAAATGCCAGCGACTTGATATATCGCGAGCCGTTTAAGTATGGCTGGACGCGTCAGGTGGTGAATCCCAGCGAGAGGTCGAACACGTCGGCTCAGGCAGTCTACACATCGCCCCTGGGCAAGAAGTGCCGGAAGATGAGCGAGATTCAAGCGGTGCTTTGCGATGGTTTCCTCACCACCGATAACTTCCTCTTTGGAGGCCAAGTCGTGGGTGCCGGACCAGAGTTTGAGACAATCCGCACGGCCGTGTCTAGGGAGGAGCTCAATAACGCTTGGCAGGAGCGCCGCAAATCGCTGGCGGCCGAAAAGGCGTCAGATTCTCTCGCCGCGAAGGCGAATCGGAAACGTCGCCAAACAATGGGAGCCGAATCTCAACCAGAGGCTGCTTCTGCGGGAGTTAGCAAACGTCGCAAATCCACTGTCGTCGCATCGGTGGCGACTGCCGCCGCGTCGGCTAAATCTGTGGCTGCCAAATCGCCGAAGCATCTGGCAGCCGATGCGGTGGCGGCacctggggctggggcaggcaAACGCAAGTCAAAGCCGAATGTGCCGAAAGGCGCCAGCCCTCCCACTGAGGGTTGGACTTCCACCACGGCCGTCAAGGGCAATGCGCGTCTCCTAGCCGCCGCCAGGAATGGAAGTGCCAGATCCAGTGGACATTACAACACAAGCGGCAGCTCCAGGTAAGCATGCAACATTATTGCCCCTCCCTGTCCATTCCGCAGCTAACTCGTGACTCCTCCTTTCTCTCTGCAGTGCCGCCAGCTTGAGCCAGCAAAAGCGCGCTACCTGTGTATCCAGCTTAGAGCTGGTCAATGGCAGCGAGGACGAGGAACTAGACGATGAAGAGGATGACAGCGAGGAGAGCTATCCGGAGCTCCCTCTGAGCAATGGGGTCAAGGTCCCTAAGACGATTGAGCCGCCAGGCGAGATGCCGCCAGCCGAGCTATTCAGCACCGACACCAGCCAAGTGGCCACTCAAACTGATTTGCATGTGGGCCAGGAGGTTGTGGTCATCGGTGGGCGGAAGGCGATGACCATGACTGGCGACCAATCGCTCAAAAATCAATCCAAAGTGTGAGTCCCCCTTGAGGTCTGATTAGCTGAATATATTGTTTAATTAGTGATTGCTGTATGCACCCCTTAATAACCAGCTGAGCATAACCATAATCGAATCAATGTCTTTGCCCCATCCGCAGCATCGTGCCAAAACGATTGGCCTCGTCCAATCGATATGCTTCGCGTAAGCAATCGTCGGAGACAGCCCCAGAAGACACTTGGGCAAAAGCGTTTGGCGCAGGCTTCGATTGCCGCATATTGCTGGGCGTTATGAAGACACTCAACCAGCAGGTAAATAGCGAACgaaaggcacacacagaggagaATCTAATTGAAACGAAACCCTTCTCTTTTCAGGATCTTGCTAGTGTCTCGCAGGTGTCGAAGTTGTTTAACTTGTGCGCCAGTGACCCTCAGCTGTGGAAATCAGTCTCGCTGCGCGATACAACGGTCAAAAACTGGCCAGCCCTGGTGCTCAAAATGGCACGCAAGGGCACACGCGAACTGGACATGATGGGCGCCATTATACCCAGTACAACGAACCTCGGAGCCGGTCATATGCATACATTGAAGGAAATGCGCGTGGTGCGCACTCACTGCACAAAGGCGGAATTCTTGCAACAGATCATCAGTAAACTGCAcaagctggagaagctgaTCGGCATTTGCTGCAGCTCAAAACTCAGCTTTAGCGCCATCGACAAGATGGAGAACCTGACCGAGCTGCGTATTCGCATGACCGATGCCAATGGATCGATCACTAGCCTGTCCCAGGTGGGCAAGCTGACGCGTCTGCGTGTCCTGAGCCTGCGCGGCGTGAAGAACTtgttcaaatttcaatttctaaAGGAGTTGACCAATCTGGAGACTCTGATATTGGGCAACTGCCAGAATGAGGACGAGGCTCGTCGCCTGGGCAACGTGGTGCTTCCAACACTCAAAAAATTACAGGCGTTCCGCATCGAAACGGACATTGACCAAAAGAAGAATCCAACTTGGTCCTTCCCAATCAAGGAAATCATGCATGGACTCGCCCAGGCTGGTCACGTGCGTCGCCTGGAGCTGGTCAACGTCGATGTGGACAGCAACTTTAGCGAGTTGCTGGCCAAGTGCCAGACAGTCTCGGAGCTGTTGTTGATACCAAGGTGTCACGATGAAACGAACGGTATGATACGTGCCGTAATGGAATTAACGCGCAATAAAGCGCAGTTGAAACAATTCAAACTCGTCATAAACAAGGCGCTCCTAACCCTAACAGCAACGTTCTTGGCCAGACCCAACGTGCCATTGGTCCCAGTGACTCGTCCAGTACACGGCATGAAGCCTAGTGAAAAGTTATATCTCTGCTCTTCCAATTGCCAGGAGAAGAACCACAACAGTTGTGTGGTCGGGATGCACTTTGAGCGCTTTCAAACGTTCATGTGCGAGCTAATGGGGAAGTGCTCAACGTCGGTTGTGACCATGGCCGTGGACCATACTGTGACAGTGCAACTCGAGCGTCTGCCACCCGATGAAAAAGTCCCATAATGTTGGCCCTTCCACACTGAAACCCACATCAACCCACCAAACCAATAGAATCTAGAACCACTTCTACCAGAGAGCGCCAGACTGAGTCTTCGAGAGTCATcacaaaagttgcaaaaattCGCGGActagaaaagaagagaaataagTATTAGGTCGCTGAACAGTACCCCAACAACTATAAACCCTTAATTTAACTTAACAAAAGGCGCGTTCTAAACGCTGAACCAATGACCGCACAACAAGACAGACACcccaatccacacacacaacaaccaACACAGGATAAAACATAAACGAAGAGTACTCGTAATCGCTTAGTTTCTAATAactatatataaatgtatatatatataaaggaTGCAAACATTTGATGTTTCAATGTTGTCCATCGACCACCAAGTAAGAGTTTTGctccaaagccaaacaactGAATagaatgtaattttttttgttgttttttttttttgttttcaaccAAAATGATTGATGGCGAAATTTGTACTTGTAAAAGCAAACTGAAAGATAATCAAAAGAATAATTTACCATTCCAAAGGAATGAAGAACAAAGAAGAAAGATAAAAGCCAACTGGGCCGAAGCAAACCATGGACTATTCCATGTTTATAGTcattgcttttgcatttgtaaAGAGACAAACATTGCTGTAAGcctgtaaatatataaacataagCCGAAGACaagccaaacacacagccCCCCAGTCCTTCCACTCGCACTCTGGCAGAGGAGTTTGCTTTTAGCACTGTTGGACTGTCGACTGTCCACCGTCGACCTGGGGCTGGCCTTTTGGTAACTAactattaaaatttatgtgaCCTTTCACTGCACACACTGCAAATATGTTTGCCTTTATTACTGGGTGGGAGCTCTGGGGAGAgtctggagctggagtttcTACAAGCACCGCGTGGTCAAAGCGATGATGTTGGagttctgctgcagcaacCTCTGGCTGCTTTGAGTGAATCTGCAAGAGAAGGATAATATGGTTTGATCTGCTAATAGCCATTCGTGGCAGTAGCTGCAGTCTTAATCCAAGGCACAGGAGCAGCCGTTGCTCCACTTCTCCTGCTGTTGTCCTCTGGCACTTGGCGTGCCTTGAAGCTCTTCTTGCAGGGGTCTCGTTTTGCTTCACCTTCGTTTTATCTGATGGAGTATTCATTTTGGCGAATAATTTCATGAATTTCGAATGGTTAATTCAATTAACTACCAGGGAgtttcatatttaattaatcaattaataaataatcaaaaaaatGCCTTCGAAATTCAACAATTTGTAGCTTGCATTCCGGgcataaaatgaataaatttgtgtaaatatctaaaatcatttgtttgccgtttttttgtttgtttattgttcaataaaatagttaaaaagtagcaaaaaggcaaattgtacaattaaaatgcagctGCGTTTGGTTCTCTGTTGGGGGATGTAcgggaaatggggaaatggggCATTCAAATCGTAGCTTCGTTGCATCGTCATGACGATCGAGAATATatagttatatatatatataatacgTATATATCTGTACATACAGACTCCATCTAAATGGACGGTTGGTCTCTGAGTGAGTCGGCACGACTCTCTCGGCAAAAGGGCATCAAAATTAGTcgtaagaaaataaattatgcagcacaccacacacgcacacacagacaaggcCCAGTAGAGCGGTAGGACAGGGCTTAAAGCATTGTGCGTGCTGTACAGCGGTCATCTGCCACATTAAGTGCACTTGGAGGgggtgtgtgtcggtgtgtgtgtgtgtgtgcgtgtgtagaTGCTAGATCTAGATCTAGGGCTAAGGGTACGACGACTTAAGGCTATGCATCTCAGTTGTAGTCCTGCTTGGGGAAGTAGTCGGGCACAAAGATGTGTATGATGATGCCGGTGGTCATGAGCGCGAAGTAAAAGATGACGGCCACCCACCAGAGGATGCGCTCCCAGCGCCGCACCTCCAGATTGCGCAGCACACCGATGCCCACCAGCAGGCCGGCCACGGCACCCGACAAATGCGCCACGTAGCCAATCTGATCATGCTGATCGGTGAGATGGCGGTACACGGATGTGCCCAAATCGGTGAAACAAAAGACGAGaaatgccagcagctgcactaTCGCGTACTCCATCTCCGAGTAGTTCTGCAAAAAGGCAATTTTAGTGTCGATTTACAGCATGAGCCAACCATCAGATTCACTCACCATTATGATTGTGGCAATGTGGGCTGTTATCAGAGCGTAAACACCGCCGGAGGCGCCGGCCAGAAAGATGCGCGGACTCGTCAGGGATGTGCCCATGGAGCCGGCCAGCACGCCGGCCAAATAAACAAGCGCCACGCGCCACCAATGATGCACCAGCTCCAGGGCAATGCCCAGAAATATCTGAATAATCAGATTCATCATCAGATGCATAATGCCCACATGGACGAACATGTAGCTGACGAAGCGCCAAGCCTCGTACCGCTTGTACGGATTGTAGATGAAGAGCGTCGCCGCCGGCCCGCTGGTGCTCTCGCCCAGTCGATCGTTGTGGTTCGGATCGTCCCTGTGGGGGGTGGAGATGGATGTTAGCGAACAGTTTGCAGATGGCTTGCAGCTTATACTCACTGAAAGTGTATAATGTCCACCAGAAACATAATGATCTCAATGATCGAAAAGATCACCATGGTGAGGGGCGGCGGGCAGATGGACATTTGCTTCTCGTAGGCACCATCCGGCTCATCGCCCTCCAGTGGCTTGGGCGGCGGCACCACCATTCGGCAATATCTGGCCAGGAGATTGCGCACCATCCACTTGTGATGCAGCGACATCGTGTAGAACTCCTCAAAGTCCAGATGCCCATCGTTGTCCGTGTCGCTGCGGCGCAATATCTGCTCGGCTATATAGGCGGGTATGTCCCGGCAATAGCCATCCGAAATGAGCCCCTTCAGCTCGTGTGTGCTAATCAGTCCATCGCGGTCGGAATCGTGCTGGAGCAAACAGAAAGTCAAAGGAATTAAGcgaaaatcaatcaaagttAAAGCataaccaaaagcaaaaagctaACACTGCATCACCGATGTGGAAACGCTGACACAACACCACCAAATGCGGTAGTCTCTGTCGACTGCAACATAGTGTGGCCATATATGGCGCgatctggcctggcctggccaggaCCAGGTCACATTGGAATGCTGCAGCCGAAACGAGGTTAATCAAATCCCATTGAAAGTCAGCAAACTGTTGCCAACCCCAGCTGGAATCCATGACTGTGGATAGAAGACGTCGATATGGACGAGTGCGGGGAACTtgcagaatcagaatcaaagTCGATAAcaagtgcagcaacagctgaaTGGGTTGGAGGGTTAGTCATGCCCAAACCCTCACAGTCAGTCATGGTCAAAACAATGGAGGAATTGTTTTATGcgagtatatgtacatatttacatatatatttatgtgctagtgtgtgtgtgtgtgtctagtTGATGGAATGAATAGATTGCTTCATTGAACGGAAGCTTAGGGAACGTCACTCCTCGTCTTTTTCTGCGGCGGCTGCTACTACTTCTACTGTTACTCTGCCACTGGAATGTTTGCTGGCGGAGAAGGTTGAttagattgagagagagagagaggagagagtggtgtgtggtgtggtgtggcctgAAAAGCTTTGTGGCACAAGATTCGAAGAGTGCACCAATTGCCAATTCCCagacaaaagaacaaaaatatgtattttgttttcgaATTTGCCAAGCCACAATTCCGTTAGGTACAGAAGCCACATCTTCATTAGCAGTTCACCAAACACGTTCACGCGTGACTGTCAATTTACcgtttaatttgaaaacaaaacagaaccaCGCCcctccctcttctcttctttggcATTGCCTGAAATCCATGCGAATCAATGAGTGAATCtcaagtacataaatatttaatcatcaacagcaaatttttaattgttcgTCATTTGTAAAGAATTTACTCGCTCGTTTGTGGGAAAATTTGTGGGAAATGATCGTAATTTGAACCTTGTTGGAACACAAATGCGGGACTATGCATTCGGTAACTGTTGCACTATCGAGAGGCACAGGCATAACGGTTAAAGACGACAATTCCTCTGCAAATCCGTTTTGTGGAAGTgataataaaacacacacaacaaacaggTGCGAGGAGTGGAAATAGAAGGGAGGTGGGTCAAGGTGACTAACGCCTCACAAAATGCCAAACCCGAACGTCAGAACAGAAcagcgaacagcaacaacaattcacCACCACCCAAAGACAGAACTcaacacaaagcaaacaataatttataacCGGTTCTTTCGCTGCCCCCCTCCAGCCATACACACTGgcagaacacacttttgtgttttgcctCACCTCCCTTCACCCAAGCTGTCCGCGATAAGACaacaccctctctctctctctctctctctgtctagcTCCCATATCAATGTTAAGAAAACAGAATGCAGCAAAAGCTGGCTGATATTTTGGATACTCTTTCACCTCGATCGATCCCATGGCAGACTCTTGCACtctttcaaaaacaaaaaaccaactcGTTTATTGACCAATCGTTCAATCTGCTGTGTATGCATTAAactgcaattcaatttaaacgaaaacataacaaaaagcaacacatGGCAACTGCATCACCAATAACTTATATACTCCTTTAAGTGAAGGGTATTGCAAAATGGGGAAAATCAAAGAAacagctatgtatgtatgtatgtatgtgctttTGTATGTTTGCGGTAAATACGCAAGGTGCGAAGATGAGTGGCAGCCAGGAAAGGAGTAGCGGGACCACGAATGTAGTCACTCTGAGGGTCAGAGACTgggaaaataagaaaaagagttttgtCCACATGCAATGCCATGGAATGGATGatgattcattcattaattCCCCAACTTTCACCAATGGCAACCAACgccggcaacaacaaaaccagaaaaatataatttcacacgcacacacacacacgtgcacatATGCACGTACTCGAAGACGATGGAGAATTTGTTGGTAAAGGGAGAGACGAAGAAGAATCGTATCTGCCGGTTCAGGTGCATAAAAATTCCCCAGGTTTAAGCAATTTTACGAAATtccccagcaacagccagagcgCACAATTAgctgtgttttcttttcttgtgaTCTGATCCGTACCTTGTCAAAAACTTCCCTCATTTTGCGCCGATCCTCCGGCTCCTGCGATATTGCCTGATTGAGGGGTATCTCCTCCATGTCGATGGTGTCCTGGCGCAGGGTTTGTGGACGCGAGGGCGGCGATCTTCGCTCGGGCGGGATATTTGGATAAAGGCCGTTTTCAAcatcccgctgccgctgctgctgcagctgctgggcgggCGTCTGGCTCTGCTGGCGGGACACCGTCTTCACAGgcatggtggtggtggaacTCTCCTAATGGATTGTTGTGGTCGATCGTTGCTTCTTTGCGggatcagcagcaggaccacTAAGAGTAGAGTTCCAAATTGGGCGTACGAATGCGAGActgaaatttaattcaatttcctCTGCGGACTCATGCTCGCAGTTTGATTTGCGATAAGATTAACATTCGGCCATAAAAAGTATAGCGTTGGCACCAAGAAcgctttcacacacacacacaccaacaaaaaatcagCTAATGGACAGGTAACGATGCCGCTTAGCccgaaccaaaaaaaaactacaacaaaaaatggtcAAACCCGCGAAAACCACAACCTTTCCGAGCGAGAAATATTAACAAATTAGAGATGGTATATGATGGATGCATATATCGTTCAAATAACTAGTCGCcttaaaaaatatcaatacCGATGTATTTGTGCGATAATCTGTAATTTTTCGTAACtacaagatacagatacatctgAAATTTGTATCtgaagaatttttaaatatttaatcgaAATTGAATATATTCcattgaaattaatattttttctgttCGATATGCATATTTTCGAACAACTTCATCTGAGTGTAAAATCGATTGTAGCCAAGACTGGAACTATTGCTGCACTTTTCGATAAGCTGCACGGGTACTTTGGCTGAAAATCGATGAATCGCACCCACATACCCACATTTGTATGGGCAGCGATAGCGACGCAgtacaattttaaatgttgagcaatcaaaaataacaaagaCCCCAGCAATCAACCGTGTGGACAAAGGGGGAAGCCAAGACGTGGAAAAATGCAGAGATCGCGGCCAGTGCATTTAACAATGTGGAGAAGTATCGATgcgtaaaaaaacaaatgcggCCGCCCCAGCCATCAAcaccaacgccaacgccagcaCCTCAATAGTaccaccacaacagcagcagaaaacaaaaacacataacCGAGAAATCATAATAAAAGGTATTACAAGATGTGCACAGcgttatgtgtgtatgtatacttGCTTAATCAAATACATGTAAATGCAGCATTTACATGTCCAATCTTTAAATTTGCTAAACAAATAGTTCTTGTCCCCTCCATTGTGTCtattgtgtgtgtaaatgtgaCATTTCTACTGGGTGACATTAACCCACCCCTGCCGCCCGCACCACTCAGCTgtgaatgtttttgtttgtgttttttttcacttgtTCAATCGAAAAAAGGGCACATTTTTAgcatttatatacatatgtatgtatctgagTTTTTCCGTTCTCTGTTGTTTCTATGAAACGTGTgttcaatttgattttcttggCAATAAGATGGGGAGTTGGGGGGTTAATAGAGTTTCGCATGTTTACCGTTAGTCCTAGATACAAACTGTTTTGTGCACACATGCATGCCTGCGCCCTGATGCTCACACACAACCGAGCAAGTGTACGAGTGTGaatctatttatttttcacaaAAGAATTTCCTAATTTCATGTCTGATAACACTTAAAGGCTACTCGACTGTGATTTACtctgtgttgttgctgttgtccctCCCCTATTTTGGCCACAGCTCTGCCTCCCCAACCATTACCATATACTACGCACTTTGGTTTTGGCCCCGTTTATTGCGTTGTGCTTACCGATTTCTTTTCGTGTTCGTTTTgactttgcttttgcgttttaAATCTTATCAGCAGGCAATAACACAACACATGCAAAAGCAAGTATAcattgtatgtgtatatgaTCATGTGTCGTGTTTCTTTCAACTGCCGTTTGGCCTTAGcccatatatgcatgtgtatttCCCCTccataaacaaaaaccccTTACCAAACAGCAgttccacatatgtacatacatatgtacatacactctACTGCTCTCCCCATAAACATAATCAGCACTCCATCACCCCCGACAACTATGCAAAAGActtgaatatatgtatgtatgtacataaatgtatgtatttatgtatgtacatacatatgtacgcagTCAACGACCGCATACTTTTGTGTCCTGCCTCTGTGGGTAGCCGTCCGGATTGCGCTgactgtggttgttgtgggtgGTTGTGTATGTGGGGGACATCGACGTCACCCCCCACTAAAAAATGTTCATCCATTGGGAAACGATTTTTGCAGGAGTCCTTGTTGTCCCTGCATGTGACCTCGTTAGCTTTTGTCCTCAAATCAATTACCCCTTTTGATGAGacgtacataaatgtacatatgtatgtatgtacattgtacatatttacatatgttcataAGTATCTTCATACAATGTACCTCAATGCGTACAGTACATTGTGCATATGCACATTTGGATGCCTTTGAGTGCAGGGCTGTGTTTGCAACAATTTGAATATGATACTGTCATTAGTTGGACAATGGGAAAGGGCATGAAGTCTTCGActtttgtgtgtacatatgtatacatacatatgtatcattattttccccatttcttttctctagcttgtttcatttgcatttgcttttggtttttgcctttgctgcattttggtTCTCCCATGCATTCACATGTttacctgtgtgtgtgtctgtgtgtttggtttacagctgctgctgctgctgctgctgctgctgctgctagctgTCGCTGTCCTTGATTATAGCTTTTCTTAGCTTTGGCAGAATCGTGGACTGGCTGAcgagtggttgttgtttttggggctgccttttgcttagctgcttctgcttgtgcGCTCTTTTTCGtctaatttgttgttgctgctgctgctgctatcgctttggcttttggcgcTCGCTTTGTTATTatgattttgcttttgtacATATGGTGGGGTTTGAAGGGTAAGGTAAGCGCTTGGgggagcaagcagcaggcacttTGCACTGCACTGTGCTCTGCcctcagctctgctctggccgCTCTCTCTGGCACTCTCTCGTGCTCTCttccgtggctgtggctgtgcgcgTTACCAGggtacacaaaatataaagtatGTCCAACCTTTTGTTTGAGCCATAAAATTTACAATGATCTTTAAATCTTCGGTGCCTTGGATATTTTCTTCACAagatcaaatttaaatttgttcctCCTATATGATTACCAAAGGTTTTGATTACTACAAAAAAGCGCTGTTGATCATTTCTAAAGCTATCCAGTTTCCAATAGAATATTATCATTTCGAAAAGAGTTCATCAAAGTTCGCTcgatttgtatttgaatttattggcGCTTCTGGCATCCGTGGAGAAAATCGGAAACAGGTTTGGATGACAGTGACGCACCTTCTATTGAACATACCATGCGaattgctctctctttcaacGTGTCGCTGCTTTTCTTCACTTCTTATGCTGCTCGCTCGTTGCTCTGCTCTCAGTGCCTCTGCCAGTGTctctgctccactctgctctgctcgctgGGGGCTTCAGCTCAGatgccatttaattttcagttACTAGTTGAAGTagacaacaaaacaagaaagagcaccaaaaagaagaagcttttacatatgtacacatgtaagTGCAGGCCAAGCTGAAAGGGAGGCACAACACAACCAGGAGCCAGCAGTAACCGCAAGTAAATGTGGGGCCCCAAAAATCCACTGTTAAATAAATCCATATACATGTGTCTGTACATCTTTACATATACATTTCCTgctgtgcgtttgtgtgcaaaaaaacagtTCTAAACTTTCAAACGGTTGTGCGCGATAAATGAttgaagagtttttttttgctgttatttttctattgtgaaatatttaaaaaatataagcagAGGCAAGGAGAGAGACAACGAATGCTTCAATATTCAGCTGACTCTCATTTCGCGATGactctcgttgttgttgttgttgctgctgctgctgacgatcTTCCATGTGACAAGAGAACCGTGGGCGCATCTCATCTCGCACACATAGAAGTCATACATGCATACGTTTGTATATGTGtcgatacatatgtacatatacgcCAAGAGCCAAAAGACAAAAGTCtgacaaaagcaaagcaaacaacaacaaaaacggcaGAAGCAGCCCCACTGTGGAGCCTAAACAACCCACAGTATTACTTCGCTGCCCAAAACCAATTTACCACACAAGCAAATCGAAAGAGAATTTcacagttttttgtgtttaaccGAACGAAGCCAGACCGTGGAGCATGCAGTGGAATAGACGATAGAGATAGGAAATAGAGGGGCAGAAAGTCATGGGGAGCtagcgagtgagagagcaacTGAGCGTGAGAGAAACAGCAAGTGAGAGCGGAGAGGGTCAAAGTAAAAGCAGAATTAGCTCATCCAACAGtctgatagagagagaggagacagCACACAGTAAAAGTGCATGGGCACAGTGGGGCTCGTTAGCTTTCGAAACACGGAAATAGAAATGTTTCACGTGGCACATCTTGACTGTTTTTCAAATGTTCGCAAGTGTGCCATGTTCAATGGCAAAAGTAGAAGTAGCAATGGAATTTAGCCTTGAGTGTGCACAGGGAGCCCACTGTGCATAGATTGTTGATTTCAAGATGATTTTGGGGTTGGCTCAAGCTGGTTTTCTCTCGCGCCCgagctctctcgctctctccatctctctcgcttgtcTCTGTCAAGCAACAACATTAAACAGCTGAGCTTGTTTGAAAACAACAGCCAACCATCCGTTCCGCCCCGTCCGCCCATCGCGAAATGTGTGCGCCCTGAAAAGGGGGCCAGAGGCTGGGGGACGACTGTAAATGAAATCGAATCGAAGTAGCGAACGGGCGACAATAGGAGTTTAACAGCAACTTTGCGGAAACACTAAACGCTGCGGCATCCACGGAGTATGCAACACTGGaatttggtatttttgttaaattgcAACGGTATCCGAGAGAATTTCTATTGAAGGACGGCCAATTGCCAAGTGGCAACGATGTGGCGGGGCCACGAGGTGAAGAGAGGGATGCTGCTGGGCTTGTGAGAGGCTGTTGGCAGGGGAGAGTGGAagtggagatggaaatggaaatggaagtggaaatggaaaggagAGCAACGTCACAGATGGCTGACATAGTTTCCTTAGTCAGGCCACGTGCATTTCCAAAgggggtgtatgtgtgtgtgcaaaagagAGTAAAAAAAAGTTGGGCCTTCAATGACCTAGATAAAATGAATAGAAATATGTGCAGATTAATATACACACAAGCACATAAaggaaaatatgtacatatgtacgtac containing:
- the LOC117898863 gene encoding protein rhomboid, which produces MPVKTVSRQQSQTPAQQLQQQRQRDVENGLYPNIPPERRSPPSRPQTLRQDTIDMEEIPLNQAISQEPEDRRKMREVFDKHDSDRDGLISTHELKGLISDGYCRDIPAYIAEQILRRSDTDNDGHLDFEEFYTMSLHHKWMVRNLLARYCRMVVPPPKPLEGDEPDGAYEKQMSICPPPLTMVIFSIIEIIMFLVDIIHFQDDPNHNDRLGESTSGPAATLFIYNPYKRYEAWRFVSYMFVHVGIMHLMMNLIIQIFLGIALELVHHWWRVALVYLAGVLAGSMGTSLTSPRIFLAGASGGVYALITAHIATIIMNYSEMEYAIVQLLAFLVFCFTDLGTSVYRHLTDQHDQIGYVAHLSGAVAGLLVGIGVLRNLEVRRWERILWWVAVIFYFALMTTGIIIHIFVPDYFPKQDYN